The DNA sequence ATGTAGATTACGTGGCTCTGTCATTTGTAAAAAATAAGGATGATATTCTTGAGCTTAAGGAAATTATACGCGAGAAAAACAAAGATATTCCCGTTATTGCTAAGATTGAAAAGCATGAAGCGCTGAATAATCTTGAGGATATTATAAAAACCGCAGATGCTATTATGGTAGCCAGGGGAGATTTGGGCGTTGAAATACCGCTAGAACAGGTCCCCTTGGCTCAAAAAAAGATCATTCATCTGGCTAATTCTTACTGTAAACCTGTTATTACCGCAACCCAAATGTTAGGCTCTATGGTCACAAATTATAGACCAACCCGTGCGGAGGTTACTGACGTAGCTAATGCTATTTTTGATGGAAGCGATGCGGTTATGCTTTCCGAGGAAACAGCAAAAGGTCAATATCCCATCGCATCCGTCATTATGCTATCAAAAATTGCTAATGAAATAGAACCTGCTTTAGTGAGAAAAGAAAACTTCGAGACGTTACGGATACCGGATAGTCCGATTACCATACCCGATGCAATAAGTATTGCAACATGCCAGGTTTCTAATAATCTCAACACAAAAGTTATCATTACCGCTACACAGACAGGAAGTACTGCACGATTTATTTCTAAATACCGTCCCAAGCAACATATTCTTGCAGTAACTACATCATTACATACCTATAGAAGGCTTGCACTCGTATGGGGAGTTACTCCTATCGTTACGGAACCTATACAAAATACCGATGATATGATGAAAAAAAGTATAGAAGCCGCTAAGCAAGCTGGTTATATCAAAGAGGGTGAAATGATTGCCTTCACCGGTGGAGTTCCCATCTGGAAGCCAGGCTCTACTAATTTGTTAAGGGTTTTTTAGGCTTGGTTGTGTTGGTATGGTTGCGTTTTATCTGAAATTCAGGAGGTTTTCACGAGTATCTATAAATGTTGATTGACTTTTGAGATGGTTACATGAATTTCCCTGGTAAAAATCTTCGGAAAGGAAAAGGTATGGCGGAGGATTGATGCTTTTGAAATCCTTGTTGCCAAGAGACTAGATCATCTGGGGTAAGCGATTTTTGAGGTGGCAGGGAATGTCATTAGAGGTCATCCCAAAACCTCAATTTAGTATCGAGAATCATTTGAGACATAGTAGGTATAAGGAGAGAATTTTTCATACTCTGTAGGCCGTTACCTGGGGTGGCACTGACAAACTTTGTTTGTCAGTGTTTTGTAATCCATATCCATGTACGCAGGTAAATAAGCACGGACAAACGAAGTTTGTCCGTGCCACCCGGTCTGGAGAGTTATCTAAAAACCTCACTGTTAGTATTTAGAATCATTTGAAGATAGAGAGGTTCCCGTACAGAAATAGGTTTTGGGATAGCTTCTAAGCATCTTTATTACGGGAATGGTAAAAATGCTAAAAGGTTGTCTGCAAAGTTCATATTCATGTTTAGAATTTATCCCTTTGGTGGATTCGCTCCGCTTAATTCACCCTACTCACTTGACTAGAATAAATTAGGGTGGATTAAACGAAGTGCATCCACTATTGCATCGTAATGGCATTGATTTGCAGGGGTGAACACAAGGTTTGCCCCTGCACCGCACAGTTTTGCACCTCATTTTGAGTCATTACCGCTTATCTAAAATCAAAAGTCAAATATACATTAAAGCAATAATATCAATTCACTCAAATATAATTGAATTTGCTATTCTATTCTGTTAAAATTTTTCGTTAGATCATTATTATCCTTAAGCTTATAAAAAACATACGTGTTTACAACAATTTATTTCTTAGAGAAGATGCTACGATTAAATGTCTAGAGAAGAATTTAACCCATCGAATTTCTTTAGTAAAGCGCGAATCCATGTTTTGCTCTTTATTGCAACGTTCCTGACGACATATTATGTGAATGGAATATGGTATTCGATTACCATAATGACAATCCTTCTTTCTCATGAATTGGGACATTTTTTTATGTGTCGCAAATACCATGTAGATGCCACAATGCCCTATTTTTTACCCCTTCCGTTTCCACCTTTCGGCACCTTTGGTGCTGTAATAAAGATGAAGGGGCTTATGCCTGATAAAAAGGCTTTATTCGACATCGGCGCAGCTGGCCCAATGACTGGGCTTTTGTTTTCCATACCTGCTATCATTATTGGACTTTATCTTTCCGATATAGGCCCTGTGCCCAGCGATCCTTCTCTGTATCTTGGACTTGGAGAACCGATTTTATTCATTTGTATCACGAAACTTATATTTGGAAATCTGCCTCAGGGGATGGACATTTACCTCCATCCTGTTGCCTTTGCCGGCTGGGCAGGCCTGTTTGTCACGGCGCTTAATCTCTTGCCCATTGGACAACTTGACGGTGGGCATGTCATGTATGCCCTGTTAGGCAAAAAGAGTAAAGTCGTTTATCGTATCGGTATCTTTATTTTTTGCGTAATTGCAATCTTATTGTATCCAGGCTGGCTGGTCTTTGCCATACTGCTCCTGCTTTTTGGTTTTCGGCATCCCGCTCCAGTAGATGAGCTTACCACACTCGATTCCAAGCGTAAGATATTGGGCATTATCCTGTTTATCATATTTTTGATATCTTTTACCCCTGTACCGCTTAAGCTTTAATATTTTCAGTACAGGAATTTCAACTACGTAGGGCAATCCTTTAGGATTGCTACCTTGGTTAAGTATTCAGCAGGAAAGCAAAGCTTAGCAGGTTGTCCAGAGATAGGTATTTTAGCAAACGCTCATGTCATATAAATCCTTGCATATCAATATCTGATTTTTGCATTGTGCATTCTCAAACGGCCTGATGAACACACGCTTCTTTTCCGGCATATGCCGTTCGGTTTTTAATCATTGATCACAATAATTCAAGCCCGAGGGGTGGAATTATGCTAGTACAGCGTCAAGATAATTTATTATAGTACGGCTGGCTCAATCTTCCACGACTGAATCGAGACGTTGAGCATTTCTCTAAGGTATTATCTTGTCATTGCGAGGGTAGAAACGCAAAATCTTGCGTCTCTACGTCCTTCTTTCTTCGTGTACTTCATGGTTCACTTTGCTTCTACCTTCGCTCCCTACTCAACTTGTGAGTAAGGATGAGCTTTAGAAAAGGGGAAGATGTGTGAGTGGTTTAAAAAAGAGAACTTGAAAAACCTTATCAAAGGGAAAATACAGGGATTATTAATCCCTTTTCCGAAAAGAACAGAAGTGAGTATCAAGGCATCTCTGTTAAACCGTATGATGAAATTAGGAATGCCGGAAAGTTACGCAATAGCATAAATTGCATAATACAGAGAAAAACTACTTTTTTATCGGATTTGTGCAACAAAGCCCTTTTGACTTTTAAAGACCATCTCATTCAGTAAGCATTTGTTAAAGAAAAGATATGAGTTATGATGTTCTTGTATTGGAATTGACAATTGTTTTTAAATGGATTATATTCATGAAAATAAGTTCATGGTAATTTTGGAGTTTAAAATGATAAGCAAAGAGAAGGTTAAAGAAGAAATAGAGAAGATGCCGGACGATTTGGTTGAAGAAGTATATAGATTCATAAATACTATAAAAATAACGAAAATCAGGAAAAGAAAAATACATACCTTTCATTTGAAGGGAAGGTTTGATAACCTGAATATCCGTAAAAAGGCCTATGAGTAAGGTCTTATTAGATACAAATGTTTTGATTTATTCCATCGATAAAGAATCAAAATATTTTCAAAAAGCACAACAACTAATCTCTGATATAAATATAGAGCTATTTACAACATCTAAAAATTTAATTGAATTTTTAACGGTAATTACAAGAATTCCCGGGAATTCAATATCTTTAGAAGATGCTTTAACCGTCATTCAAGATTTCAAAACCATTACGACCATCCTCTATCCTACCGAAAAATCATATACAATCTTTACCGATCTACTCAAAAAATATAAGCCAACGGGTCTTCAAATACATGATTTTGAAATTATAAGTATTGGTTTTGCAAGCCAAATAAATACTATTGCAACTTTCAATAGTAAAGATTTTGAAAAAGTTGAAGAAGTAAATTTGTATCCTTTCTAAAAAGAAAACTGGGTAAAGTAATTCGGGAAGAACTAAAAGTGATTACGAAATAATTTGCTAATCATACTGGTTTGATTGATGATAGTCCTTATTTTCAGATACGCTTTTAATCATTTAGTTTTCTCAATAACAAAAGCGATATTTTGGTGTTTTAATGAATAAATCTTATGGAACGATTTTTATTGATTCCAGCTACAATCCAGACAGAAAACTTGGGGTAGGGGGATTTTTGTGTATTCCGAATTGCCCTGACGAAGTGCTGGCGAATAAGAATGCGTTAGAGGAATTGTATTCTCCGGATGTCGTGAAAACAAGGATTGTGGAGCATACAACAAATACACGGCTGGAACTTCAGACGCTTCTCTGGGCTCTCGAATCTCTCAGATTAGATATCAAGACCAAAACCTCTGAGAAAATGGGATCGATAACCATTTATACAGACTGCCGTACCGCAGTTGATTTGCTGCGACGGAGAAAGAGGCTTGAGCGTACTCATTATCGCAGTAAAAGAAAAGG is a window from the Candidatus Jettenia sp. genome containing:
- the pyk gene encoding pyruvate kinase, giving the protein MIDYFSRTKIVCTIGPACSSASMIEGLIHAGMDVARLNFSHGALSEHEATIKNIRLVSQQLNRPIAILQDLSGPKVRIKSLYKDTITLNANDVFTLTSKNVEGNEKIASITYTCLPDIVFPGDTIFLCDGEIELRVVSKDSTDIICQVIVGGVLPSGKGINIPKRSLPIPSLTEKDKSDLEFGIEHDVDYVALSFVKNKDDILELKEIIREKNKDIPVIAKIEKHEALNNLEDIIKTADAIMVARGDLGVEIPLEQVPLAQKKIIHLANSYCKPVITATQMLGSMVTNYRPTRAEVTDVANAIFDGSDAVMLSEETAKGQYPIASVIMLSKIANEIEPALVRKENFETLRIPDSPITIPDAISIATCQVSNNLNTKVIITATQTGSTARFISKYRPKQHILAVTTSLHTYRRLALVWGVTPIVTEPIQNTDDMMKKSIEAAKQAGYIKEGEMIAFTGGVPIWKPGSTNLLRVF
- a CDS encoding site-2 protease family protein produces the protein MSREEFNPSNFFSKARIHVLLFIATFLTTYYVNGIWYSITIMTILLSHELGHFFMCRKYHVDATMPYFLPLPFPPFGTFGAVIKMKGLMPDKKALFDIGAAGPMTGLLFSIPAIIIGLYLSDIGPVPSDPSLYLGLGEPILFICITKLIFGNLPQGMDIYLHPVAFAGWAGLFVTALNLLPIGQLDGGHVMYALLGKKSKVVYRIGIFIFCVIAILLYPGWLVFAILLLLFGFRHPAPVDELTTLDSKRKILGIILFIIFLISFTPVPLKL
- a CDS encoding type II toxin-antitoxin system VapC family toxin, with the translated sequence MSKVLLDTNVLIYSIDKESKYFQKAQQLISDINIELFTTSKNLIEFLTVITRIPGNSISLEDALTVIQDFKTITTILYPTEKSYTIFTDLLKKYKPTGLQIHDFEIISIGFASQINTIATFNSKDFEKVEEVNLYPF